The proteins below are encoded in one region of Bacteroidales bacterium:
- a CDS encoding radical SAM/SPASM domain-containing protein — protein sequence MKFSSSDTINFISKLSVRKIFNIILNLKSYYISRIFKKPIHWGTPVSASIEATTFCNLQCPECPSGLRKFTRPTGNISVENFEKYLNPISKKLTYLMIYFQGEPYMNKSFFELVKNSTSKKIYTATSTNGHFLNAENARQTIDSGLDRLIISLDGTTQETYSSYRKNGNFETVIDGIKILVDWKKKLKSKKPYLILQFLVLKTNEDKIDEVKQLARDLGVDELQLKTAQFYEYENGNPLMPENSKYSRYFKNKEEKYFLKKKIKNHCYRQWESLVITWDGKIVPCCFDKDAKYILGDLNKNAFHEIWKGNEYKLFRKRILKNRKSIDICCNCSE from the coding sequence GTGAAATTTTCATCCAGTGATACAATAAATTTTATTTCAAAACTAAGTGTCCGCAAAATTTTTAATATTATCCTGAATTTAAAATCGTATTATATTTCAAGGATTTTTAAAAAGCCCATTCACTGGGGAACCCCGGTTAGTGCATCCATTGAGGCAACCACATTTTGCAATTTGCAATGCCCCGAATGTCCTAGCGGATTAAGGAAATTTACACGACCCACAGGAAATATCTCTGTTGAAAATTTTGAAAAATATTTAAATCCTATTTCAAAAAAACTTACTTACCTCATGATTTATTTTCAGGGTGAACCGTACATGAATAAAAGTTTTTTTGAATTGGTGAAAAATTCAACATCAAAAAAAATATATACAGCAACCTCAACCAACGGACATTTTTTAAACGCTGAAAATGCCCGACAAACCATTGATTCAGGACTTGACCGTTTAATAATTTCTCTTGATGGAACAACACAGGAAACCTATTCGTCGTACCGGAAAAACGGAAATTTTGAAACGGTGATTGATGGAATAAAAATTTTAGTGGACTGGAAGAAAAAACTAAAATCAAAAAAGCCATACCTGATTTTACAATTTCTTGTTTTGAAAACCAATGAAGATAAAATTGATGAAGTAAAGCAGCTGGCAAGAGATTTGGGCGTTGATGAACTTCAATTGAAAACAGCACAGTTTTATGAATACGAAAATGGAAATCCGTTGATGCCCGAAAATTCAAAATACTCGCGTTATTTCAAAAACAAAGAGGAAAAATATTTTTTAAAAAAGAAAATAAAAAATCATTGTTACAGGCAGTGGGAATCGCTCGTGATTACATGGGACGGGAAAATTGTTCCTTGTTGTTTTGATAAAGATGCAAAATATATTCTTGGCGATTTAAATAAAAATGCCTTTCACGAAATCTGGAAAGGCAACGAATATAAGTTATTCCGAAAAAGAATTTTGAAAAACCGTAAGAGTATTGATATATGCTGCAATTGCAGTGAATAA
- a CDS encoding AI-2E family transporter, protein MKNTKWYIAIPVLVIVGFLVWFFSAIISYILIAAVLSIIGHPLVRLLTSIKIGKRNFPETLSAMITLVTMLFVIFIIFWLVIPLLAKQADLLSGISIDMISSSFSEPIKYLQNTLERFNIITPEQNIEDSISSQLMSVVGITQFSNFVNSIVGFTKSIMVGVFAVSFITFFFLKDERLFYKMILTLTPQNYHAEVKHVLYEYKRLLTRYFVGLCIDLTLVISLITLGMWILGLKNALMIGFFAGIMNIVPYVGPFIGGSIGILLGLSGNLGMDFDTQMVPLIFEMIGVFVTVNLIDAMVLQPTIYSNSVKAHPLEIFLVIMMAGSIAGIPGMMLAIPSYTVLRIIAREFFNKFYLVKKLTDSIDK, encoded by the coding sequence ATGAAAAACACCAAATGGTACATAGCCATACCGGTACTGGTAATTGTAGGGTTCCTGGTATGGTTTTTCAGTGCAATTATTTCATATATACTTATTGCTGCGGTATTATCTATAATTGGTCATCCACTGGTAAGATTGCTTACAAGTATAAAAATCGGCAAACGGAATTTTCCTGAAACATTAAGCGCTATGATTACATTGGTAACAATGCTTTTTGTGATTTTTATAATTTTCTGGCTAGTCATTCCTTTGTTAGCAAAACAAGCTGATTTATTGTCAGGAATAAGCATTGATATGATATCAAGCAGTTTCAGTGAACCAATAAAATATTTGCAAAATACTTTAGAGCGTTTTAATATCATTACTCCTGAACAAAATATTGAGGATAGTATTTCTTCTCAGTTAATGTCGGTTGTAGGGATCACACAATTCTCCAATTTTGTAAATTCAATTGTGGGGTTTACGAAAAGCATTATGGTAGGAGTGTTTGCCGTATCATTCATTACATTCTTTTTTCTGAAAGATGAAAGATTATTTTATAAGATGATACTGACTTTAACACCACAAAATTATCATGCTGAAGTAAAACATGTATTGTATGAATACAAACGCTTGCTCACAAGATATTTTGTAGGGTTGTGTATTGACCTTACACTGGTAATAAGCCTTATTACTTTGGGCATGTGGATACTGGGTTTGAAAAATGCGCTGATGATAGGCTTTTTTGCAGGTATAATGAATATTGTTCCTTATGTTGGTCCTTTCATAGGAGGTTCAATAGGTATACTGTTAGGATTGTCGGGCAATTTAGGAATGGATTTCGATACACAAATGGTCCCTCTTATTTTTGAAATGATTGGGGTTTTTGTTACCGTTAATCTTATTGATGCAATGGTGCTGCAACCAACAATTTATTCCAACAGCGTTAAAGCCCATCCTCTCGAAATTTTCCTTGTTATCATGATGGCAGGAAGTATTGCCGGAATTCCCGGGATGATGCTCGCCATACCTTCTTACACAGTGCTCCGAATAATTGCCAGGGAATTTTTTAATAAGTTCTACCTTGTGAAAAAGCTTACAGACAGTATCGATAAGTAA
- a CDS encoding AraC family transcriptional regulator: MNDNKHSHHTSGPYHFNFLRDAVVPGFYISEFENCFSKYPFLINAHQFDFYSLALFTKGKGTVKISNETYEINPNRLFFIPANTEHSFHFSERSQGFYTFFCQDFYSDEFSMLRLLYLFSFFLPIANRKPVNYIDITEKENSIKSLFDILFDECNHAAIQKNNISHIVRSYLNILILKLSEFLNTKYSLVSGETNTIIIKLSHLIEANFIQQQHGEFYAKSLGISETKLNSICKKTLDSGLKKLILERRIMEVRKMLEQTDLSIAEIAYKFNYSDNSYFNKVFKSHTRLTPGRYRELHKRMLKKF; the protein is encoded by the coding sequence ATGAATGATAATAAACATAGTCATCATACATCGGGACCATATCATTTCAATTTTTTAAGAGATGCTGTGGTACCGGGCTTTTATATTTCTGAATTTGAAAATTGTTTTTCAAAATATCCTTTCCTGATCAATGCACACCAATTTGATTTTTATTCCCTGGCACTTTTTACCAAAGGAAAAGGGACTGTAAAAATAAGTAATGAAACGTATGAAATAAATCCAAACAGGTTATTTTTCATCCCGGCCAATACTGAGCATTCCTTCCATTTTTCCGAAAGGTCTCAGGGCTTTTATACTTTTTTCTGCCAGGATTTTTATTCCGACGAATTCAGCATGTTAAGACTATTATATTTATTTTCATTTTTTCTTCCCATAGCAAATCGCAAACCTGTTAATTACATTGATATTACTGAAAAAGAAAATTCCATTAAATCATTATTCGATATTTTATTTGATGAATGCAACCATGCAGCAATTCAAAAAAATAACATATCACATATTGTCCGCTCATATCTCAACATTTTAATTTTAAAGCTAAGTGAATTTCTTAACACAAAATATTCACTGGTAAGTGGTGAAACCAATACAATCATTATTAAATTGTCGCATTTAATTGAAGCAAATTTTATTCAGCAGCAGCATGGTGAATTTTATGCAAAATCGCTGGGAATATCTGAAACAAAGCTAAACAGCATATGTAAAAAAACACTTGATAGCGGTTTAAAGAAACTGATACTTGAACGTCGCATAATGGAAGTAAGGAAAATGCTTGAGCAAACGGATCTGTCAATTGCTGAAATTGCTTATAAATTCAACTACTCCGACAATTCCTATTTTAATAAAGTTTTTAAATCGCATACCCGCTTAACGCCCGGACGATACCGTGAGCTTCATAAACGAATGCTGAAGAAATTCTAA
- a CDS encoding TonB-dependent receptor: protein MKNLKLYFIILFLFAFYTSKCQNNFCIKGIVKDSVNRIALSSVAVISDELGYISETGKHGTFSIPATENKIFNIRFSMQGYKTKYCKLKADCKDTIVIFISPSIIEMDELTITATRFATKIKESPVLTQIISSKELSLAGSTQIATALSNAMPGLDFYNEGSGMTFTMQGIESKYTLFLIDGERMAGENHDNIDYYRLGSSNIEKIEIVKGASSTLYGSNAIGGVVNLITRTPVKPFEMNLYGRVSKFSELESGLNFGFRKNKFSSFTDVSRKSTDGYDLTPETSDLYTLEPYTLYNAFQKFTYKANSKLSFILKGSCYSRERFDVSDVPVHPLYSDYNGSFTTNYKVNEHLDITATYHGDRYESHNILEKLDNQKKSIYYDIQHTGRIIGKYFNTYDHIIKKQSLITGVEMFSDKMFSERIEDSTREMKNYNIFILDEIKINNHFTAIGGIRYDNYSSVKSSLSPKVSLMYSIGKFNYRATYGYGFRVPSIKEQYYDFDLGFISVKGNDSLRPEHSKYASFSVEYNHKKNNASANVYFNRVDDMIHDVLLANTTNSYTYINLNKVNVSGIDLLQHFNINKNFSISAGYSYTYAYDMIKKEELGGVCKNSGVAGIEYSWKLRNYKGMLSFNGKIYGKKTFENYDAATYSYYTDTYPSYSLWRATLAQYFYNHSVELSLGITNIFDYRNNTDLINIDPGRRFFCMLIISIDKLYEQIKNK, encoded by the coding sequence ATGAAAAATCTGAAATTATATTTTATCATTCTATTCCTTTTTGCTTTTTATACAAGCAAATGTCAAAACAATTTTTGTATCAAAGGTATTGTTAAAGATTCTGTAAATAGGATTGCATTATCGTCTGTAGCAGTAATTTCAGATGAGTTAGGGTATATATCCGAAACCGGCAAACATGGAACATTTTCCATTCCGGCAACAGAAAATAAAATTTTCAATATTCGTTTTAGCATGCAGGGATACAAAACAAAATACTGCAAACTTAAAGCCGACTGCAAAGATACTATTGTAATTTTCATTTCGCCTTCAATTATTGAAATGGATGAACTGACCATAACAGCTACACGCTTTGCCACAAAAATAAAAGAGTCGCCTGTACTTACACAAATCATTTCGTCAAAAGAATTAAGTCTTGCCGGCTCCACACAAATAGCAACCGCCTTATCGAACGCTATGCCTGGTTTAGATTTTTATAATGAAGGCAGTGGGATGACATTCACCATGCAGGGAATAGAATCGAAATACACTTTGTTCCTTATTGATGGAGAACGCATGGCCGGCGAGAATCACGACAATATTGATTATTACCGCTTAGGTTCATCGAACATTGAAAAGATCGAAATAGTAAAAGGTGCATCATCCACACTTTATGGATCCAATGCTATAGGAGGTGTTGTTAATTTAATTACACGTACTCCCGTAAAACCCTTTGAAATGAACCTTTATGGAAGAGTTTCTAAATTTTCAGAATTAGAAAGCGGATTGAATTTTGGATTTCGTAAAAATAAATTTTCATCGTTCACCGATGTTTCAAGAAAAAGCACTGACGGTTATGACCTTACTCCCGAAACATCCGATTTATATACCCTTGAGCCATATACATTGTACAATGCTTTCCAGAAATTCACATATAAAGCAAATTCAAAATTATCTTTTATTCTAAAAGGTTCCTGTTATTCACGTGAGCGATTTGATGTTTCTGATGTTCCGGTTCATCCGCTATACAGCGATTACAATGGAAGCTTTACAACAAATTATAAAGTAAATGAACACCTTGATATAACTGCAACATATCACGGTGACCGTTACGAAAGCCACAACATTTTAGAAAAACTCGATAACCAGAAAAAAAGCATTTATTACGATATACAGCATACAGGAAGAATCATAGGAAAATATTTTAATACATATGACCATATAATAAAAAAACAGTCCCTGATCACAGGTGTGGAAATGTTTTCTGATAAAATGTTTTCTGAACGCATTGAAGACTCAACACGTGAAATGAAAAATTACAATATTTTTATTCTCGATGAAATAAAAATTAATAATCATTTTACTGCTATCGGAGGTATTCGTTATGATAATTATTCATCGGTAAAATCTTCGCTATCGCCAAAAGTATCGCTCATGTATTCTATTGGAAAATTTAATTACAGGGCTACTTATGGCTATGGGTTTCGTGTTCCAAGTATTAAAGAACAATATTATGATTTTGATTTGGGATTTATTTCCGTAAAAGGAAATGATTCACTTCGTCCTGAACATTCAAAATATGCATCCTTTTCCGTTGAATACAATCATAAAAAAAATAATGCCAGCGCTAATGTTTATTTCAACAGGGTTGATGATATGATACATGATGTTCTGCTAGCCAATACTACAAACAGCTACACATACATCAACCTGAACAAAGTGAATGTGAGTGGTATTGATTTGCTTCAACATTTTAATATCAATAAAAACTTTTCCATTAGTGCAGGATATAGTTATACTTATGCTTACGACATGATCAAAAAAGAAGAACTCGGCGGAGTATGTAAAAATTCAGGCGTTGCAGGTATTGAATATTCGTGGAAACTGAGAAATTATAAAGGAATGTTATCTTTCAACGGAAAAATTTATGGGAAGAAAACTTTTGAAAATTATGACGCAGCAACTTACTCATATTATACTGATACATATCCTTCATATTCTCTTTGGAGAGCCACACTTGCACAATATTTTTATAATCATTCTGTAGAGTTAAGTTTGGGAATCACTAATATTTTTGACTATCGCAACAACACCGACTTAATCAATATTGACCCGGGTAGAAGATTTTTCTGCATGTTAATTATTTCCATTGATAAATTATACGAACAAATAAAAAACAAATAA
- a CDS encoding HmuY family protein produces MKKTILFLFATMALFTRCDKNDDSNDDNTTPTNNTKTVELDVHNDIVNWRYYSFEKGAEVTITDSNYSDTLGWDLGIHYENFRTNGGASGIGQGAIIDLGAVDFSSVTLSSIGSNTYTLDDTITVLTSVAMPPTMETTPGSVLMEDMFLSPAGPPPHTYTPNNHVYIIRTANGKHVKFIGTSFFNTSGVEGYFNFKYEVLD; encoded by the coding sequence ATGAAAAAAACAATTTTATTTCTATTCGCCACAATGGCATTATTTACACGATGTGATAAAAACGACGACAGTAATGATGACAACACTACTCCAACCAATAATACTAAAACTGTTGAGCTGGATGTTCATAACGACATTGTAAACTGGCGCTATTACTCTTTTGAAAAAGGAGCAGAGGTTACTATAACTGATTCTAATTACAGCGATACATTAGGATGGGATTTAGGAATTCATTACGAAAACTTCAGAACAAACGGCGGGGCAAGCGGAATTGGACAGGGCGCTATTATTGACCTGGGTGCTGTTGATTTCAGCAGTGTAACTTTAAGTTCAATAGGAAGCAACACTTATACTCTTGATGATACTATAACCGTTCTTACTTCTGTTGCTATGCCACCAACAATGGAAACAACACCCGGCAGTGTATTAATGGAAGATATGTTTTTATCACCCGCAGGACCACCGCCACATACATATACTCCGAATAATCATGTTTACATAATCCGCACGGCTAACGGAAAACACGTAAAATTTATCGGAACATCATTTTTTAATACCAGCGGCGTTGAAGGATATTTTAATTTTAAATATGAAGTGTTGGATTAA
- a CDS encoding DUF5686 family protein, with protein sequence MTPPQWSTIINDGEKNNKRINKTIIIIVLQSFINRIFRLLVLLSFFLFFQSDIFSQSYSVVGKVIDAQNHEPLAFVNILINNENNVHQTDIDGVFKITSLQNIDSLKLSYVGYESYTYKVGDKTKNILIALTSKEVLLNEVVILPGENPAHRIINRMIENRDLNNPEKLSSFSYSSYNKMIFTADLDSVKTDTAVGDSDLIKTKVFFEKQYLFLMESVMERKFMYPDKNSEKLIAYKISGFKDPLFALLVTQMQSFSFYNEIITIGDKNYITPVSKGSTDKYFFLLEDTLYQGNDSIYVISFKPHRNRNFDGLKGLIYINTNGCAIQNVIAEPANEEAGGMSIKIQQMYELIDNKQWFPVQLNSDFIFKNISVNRVKLIGQGRSYLKNIAINPELKKSDFSNIELEIQNADTKNDDKIWNVYRTDSLSDKDKRTYQVIDSLGKEVNFDKKMKSIETLMSGKIPVKFIDLDIERFIRFNDYEGFRLGLGMHNNYKLSERFLFGGYFAYGFNDNAFKYGGDASIILSKKHDLSAGVSYIKDVSESGGVDFNEQNLLFSDARFRDYLINRMDSIEKKEVFIKFSALRYLKADVSLSQIHKIVTNDYYYGVTNENVSLLLDEYNFTELAFGLCYSYKEKFIKTLRYKMSMGTKYPVVYFNFIHGFNNLWDGAYSYSRFDLKIKKTFFIKNLGHSSFHFQAGYINGDIPYCNLYSGNGSYRQFTIAAPGSFATMRMNEFLSDQYAALFYTHSFDKLLFRFKKFAPIIAIATNLGIGELKNSSKHYNVTFSQMNKIYYESGLLVNNLINTGFYGLGVGAYYRYGNYALSSFKENIAYKFTFTIAM encoded by the coding sequence ATGACTCCGCCGCAGTGGAGTACGATCATTAATGATGGTGAAAAGAATAACAAAAGAATCAATAAAACAATTATAATAATAGTGTTGCAATCATTTATAAATAGAATTTTTCGACTTTTAGTTTTACTTTCTTTCTTTTTATTTTTTCAATCCGATATTTTTTCACAGTCATACTCAGTTGTTGGAAAAGTTATTGATGCCCAAAATCACGAACCGCTTGCATTTGTGAATATCCTTATTAATAATGAAAACAATGTTCATCAAACCGATATTGATGGGGTATTTAAAATTACTTCTTTACAAAATATCGATTCATTAAAATTGAGTTATGTAGGTTATGAATCATACACGTATAAAGTTGGTGATAAAACAAAGAATATCCTGATTGCATTAACCAGTAAAGAAGTTTTGCTGAATGAAGTAGTGATCCTTCCGGGTGAAAATCCTGCACATCGTATCATCAACAGGATGATAGAGAACCGTGACTTAAACAATCCGGAAAAACTTTCTTCGTTTTCATACAGCTCATACAATAAAATGATTTTTACTGCCGATCTTGATTCTGTGAAGACTGATACTGCGGTTGGTGATTCGGATTTGATTAAAACAAAAGTTTTTTTCGAAAAACAATATTTGTTTTTAATGGAAAGTGTGATGGAACGTAAGTTCATGTATCCCGATAAAAATTCAGAAAAATTGATCGCTTATAAAATATCAGGATTCAAAGACCCTCTGTTTGCTCTGCTTGTAACGCAAATGCAGTCGTTCTCTTTTTATAATGAAATCATAACTATTGGCGATAAAAATTATATTACCCCGGTAAGTAAAGGAAGTACTGATAAATATTTTTTCCTTTTGGAAGATACGCTATACCAGGGCAACGACAGTATTTATGTTATTTCATTTAAACCCCACAGGAACCGGAATTTTGACGGGCTTAAAGGATTAATTTATATCAATACAAACGGTTGTGCTATTCAAAACGTAATTGCTGAACCTGCTAATGAAGAAGCCGGCGGGATGTCAATTAAAATACAGCAGATGTACGAGCTCATTGATAACAAACAATGGTTTCCTGTTCAGCTGAATTCCGATTTTATTTTTAAAAACATTTCGGTGAACAGGGTTAAGCTGATAGGGCAGGGCAGAAGTTATTTGAAAAATATTGCGATCAATCCCGAATTAAAGAAAAGTGATTTTTCAAATATTGAATTGGAAATTCAAAATGCAGATACAAAAAATGATGACAAAATTTGGAATGTATATCGAACCGATAGCCTTTCTGATAAAGATAAACGCACCTATCAGGTAATTGATAGTTTAGGGAAGGAAGTGAACTTCGATAAAAAAATGAAATCAATAGAAACATTAATGTCTGGAAAAATTCCGGTAAAATTTATTGACCTGGATATTGAACGCTTTATTCGCTTCAATGATTACGAGGGTTTCAGGCTGGGATTGGGAATGCATAATAATTATAAGCTAAGCGAACGTTTTTTGTTCGGGGGATATTTTGCTTATGGGTTTAATGATAATGCTTTTAAATATGGTGGCGATGCTTCAATAATACTTTCTAAAAAACATGATTTGAGCGCAGGAGTTTCATATATAAAGGATGTTAGCGAATCCGGCGGTGTTGATTTTAATGAACAGAATTTATTATTCAGCGATGCACGTTTTCGCGATTATCTCATCAACAGGATGGATAGTATTGAGAAAAAAGAAGTCTTTATAAAATTTTCTGCCCTGCGCTATTTGAAGGCTGATGTAAGCCTTAGTCAAATTCACAAAATAGTTACCAATGACTACTATTATGGCGTTACTAATGAAAACGTTTCTCTCTTACTTGATGAATATAATTTCACAGAACTTGCATTTGGTCTTTGTTACAGCTATAAGGAAAAATTTATAAAAACATTGCGTTATAAAATGTCGATGGGTACAAAATATCCTGTTGTTTATTTTAATTTTATTCATGGCTTTAATAATTTATGGGATGGCGCTTATTCATATAGCCGTTTTGATTTAAAAATTAAAAAAACTTTTTTCATTAAAAATTTAGGCCATTCTTCATTTCATTTCCAGGCAGGGTATATTAATGGTGATATCCCGTACTGCAACCTGTATTCGGGAAATGGCAGCTACAGGCAGTTCACGATTGCCGCTCCCGGAAGTTTTGCCACTATGCGTATGAACGAATTTTTATCTGATCAATATGCCGCGCTTTTTTATACACATAGTTTCGATAAACTTTTATTCCGTTTTAAAAAATTTGCTCCTATTATAGCTATTGCAACAAACCTGGGGATAGGCGAATTAAAAAATTCATCAAAACATTATAATGTTACTTTTTCACAGATGAATAAAATATATTATGAATCGGGATTACTGGTTAATAATTTAATTAATACAGGCTTTTATGGATTAGGAGTAGGAGCTTATTATCGTTATGGAAATTATGCGCTGTCTTCATTCAAAGAAAATATTGCCTATAAATTCACTTTCACTATAGCGATGTAA
- the dtd gene encoding D-aminoacyl-tRNA deacylase, whose protein sequence is MRVVIQRVSEASVTVNNEITGKINKGLLILTGFEDSDNDEDINWICKKIIQLRIFNDNNGVMNLSVQEAGGEILTVSQFTLHALTKKGNRPSYIRAAKPEIAISLYEKFNKKLSEVFGKPVPTGIFGAMMNVHLVNDGPVTIIIDTKNKE, encoded by the coding sequence ATGCGTGTTGTTATTCAAAGGGTTTCCGAAGCATCTGTTACAGTAAATAATGAAATTACCGGAAAAATTAATAAAGGATTGCTAATACTAACAGGGTTCGAAGACAGCGATAACGATGAAGATATTAATTGGATTTGTAAAAAGATCATTCAGCTTCGTATTTTCAATGATAACAATGGCGTGATGAATCTTTCCGTTCAGGAAGCCGGAGGCGAGATTCTTACAGTGAGTCAGTTTACATTACATGCATTGACTAAAAAAGGAAACAGGCCTTCATATATTCGTGCAGCAAAACCCGAAATTGCAATTTCTCTTTACGAAAAGTTTAATAAAAAATTATCGGAAGTTTTTGGAAAACCTGTTCCGACAGGAATTTTCGGAGCTATGATGAATGTTCATTTGGTGAATGATGGTCCGGTTACAATTATAATTGATACGAAGAATAAAGAATAA
- a CDS encoding sigma-70 family RNA polymerase sigma factor has product MEITTSHLTDKAMRDYKLVQMAVNKGDQKAYAELMNNYKDTIYFMLLKMTNNSDDADDLTIEAFGKAFNKLHQYTPDYAFSTWLFKIASNNCIDFIRKKKKIALSIDKPYESQEGAEMAQNIPAGVLDPEENFIKKQKIKVMREIVEKLKPRYRSLIEMRYFQELSYEEIAEKMELPLGTVKAQLFRAREFLFNILKNSQEKI; this is encoded by the coding sequence ATGGAAATAACGACATCTCATCTTACTGATAAAGCAATGCGCGACTATAAGCTCGTTCAGATGGCTGTGAATAAAGGCGATCAGAAAGCTTATGCTGAGCTCATGAATAATTATAAGGATACTATTTATTTCATGTTGCTCAAAATGACCAATAATTCCGATGATGCCGATGATTTAACCATTGAAGCATTTGGTAAAGCTTTCAATAAATTACATCAATATACTCCTGATTACGCATTCAGTACTTGGCTTTTTAAAATTGCTTCGAACAACTGCATTGATTTTATCCGCAAGAAAAAGAAGATCGCTTTATCCATTGATAAACCTTACGAAAGTCAGGAAGGCGCTGAAATGGCACAAAATATTCCAGCTGGTGTTCTTGACCCGGAAGAGAATTTTATAAAAAAGCAGAAAATAAAAGTAATGCGTGAAATTGTTGAAAAACTTAAACCACGATATAGATCACTTATTGAAATGCGTTATTTCCAGGAACTTTCTTATGAAGAAATTGCTGAAAAAATGGAGCTTCCACTCGGTACTGTTAAAGCTCAACTCTTCAGGGCACGTGAATTCCTTTTTAATATTCTGAAAAATTCACAAGAAAAAATCTGA
- a CDS encoding glycosyltransferase has translation MFLQNILSDNLLFGAFLILLACFIIQMAYYWGIFSKLAFYNKKIVPEKNYPVSVVICAKNEYSNLKKNLPLILEQEYANFEVVLVNDCSDDDSHYLLKNMSEQYPHLSVVTIKQNVNFFSGKKFALAVGIKSAKHDLVLLTDADCTPKSKRWIFEMQKNFSDKNQIILGYSGYEKRKGFLNQLIRFDTIYTAIQYLSWSLSGMTYMGVGRNLAYNKELFFKNKGFTSHYQIPSGDDDLLINQIAKNNNACIEISHESQTFSAPKTSYSDWFRQKKRHYSTSNLYKLKHKIMLGLFPFSNLLFYATLVFMMVFFIKASFYNDIIFIGSLYVLKTASMMFIFKKCMNRLDEKNLLLISPVMDIIFLVINPLIAFSNYLVHENKWK, from the coding sequence ATGTTTTTACAAAATATCCTATCCGACAATTTATTATTTGGAGCATTCCTTATTTTATTAGCCTGCTTTATCATTCAGATGGCTTATTACTGGGGCATTTTCAGCAAGCTGGCTTTTTATAATAAAAAAATAGTTCCTGAAAAGAATTATCCGGTTTCAGTTGTTATCTGTGCAAAAAACGAATATTCCAACCTGAAAAAAAATCTTCCTTTGATTCTTGAACAGGAATACGCCAACTTTGAAGTGGTACTTGTTAATGATTGTTCCGACGATGATAGTCATTATTTATTGAAAAACATGTCAGAGCAATATCCTCATTTAAGCGTGGTTACCATTAAGCAGAATGTTAATTTTTTTTCAGGTAAAAAATTTGCACTGGCTGTTGGGATAAAATCAGCGAAACACGACCTGGTTTTACTTACTGATGCTGACTGCACCCCCAAAAGCAAACGCTGGATTTTTGAAATGCAGAAAAATTTTTCGGATAAGAACCAGATTATTCTCGGATACAGTGGCTATGAGAAACGCAAAGGTTTTCTGAACCAGCTGATCCGTTTTGATACGATTTATACAGCAATACAGTATTTGTCGTGGTCGTTATCAGGAATGACCTATATGGGTGTGGGAAGAAATTTAGCATATAATAAGGAATTGTTTTTTAAAAACAAGGGCTTTACTTCTCATTATCAGATTCCTTCGGGCGATGATGACCTTTTAATTAACCAGATTGCTAAGAATAACAATGCATGCATTGAGATTTCGCATGAAAGTCAAACATTTTCAGCCCCTAAAACAAGTTATTCCGATTGGTTCAGACAAAAAAAACGTCATTATTCAACCAGTAATTTATATAAATTAAAGCATAAAATAATGCTGGGATTATTTCCTTTTAGCAATTTATTGTTTTATGCAACGCTAGTATTCATGATGGTTTTCTTCATTAAAGCATCATTTTACAATGACATTATTTTTATAGGTTCATTGTACGTTTTGAAAACGGCATCCATGATGTTTATTTTTAAAAAATGCATGAACAGGTTGGACGAAAAAAATTTATTATTAATTTCGCCAGTGATGGATATTATTTTTTTAGTTATAAATCCATTAATAGCTTTTTCAAATTATTTGGTTCACGAGAATAAATGGAAATAA